A window of Diadema setosum chromosome 2, eeDiaSeto1, whole genome shotgun sequence contains these coding sequences:
- the LOC140246338 gene encoding probable G-protein coupled receptor 21 — protein MEDTTPDTLAITELLYYSSPNTTNPSGNSTYQYVISTSQVSFLVVMAILIIVFNITVLLVHHFTPALKVPMSVFLKSLAYADLWVGVNCALNIGVTYAGGWPYGLVTCKLVGYLLLVVVLVSIMSLTCISLERYTAIQNPLHYRTVVTYTRSRLCVIALWVASGIVFLPAFFNWGKAWDIQGSCTLFWRYNISFGFFVIAIFIMPNLLISATCYIRIIFMLVARQRWLRSGAGTSAERQHERLMAKIGLAVMSAFYVTWLPYVAASFLRFLDLASISPSFYNSALYLGISNSFLNCIIYSISHKAFRDGLKSLVLRFCCCCLSSKRPGRKQSAVSTRRTSSNGQSTSAAASSHIDEAEIVDLEVQKHKL, from the coding sequence ATGGAGGATACAACACCAGACACCCTTGCTATCACTGAGTTGCTGTACTACAGCTCGCCAAATACAACCAATCCCAGCGGCAACTCTACTTATCAGTATGTCATCTCCACCTCTCAAGTGTCTTTCCTCGTCGTCATGGCAATACTCATCATTGTCTTCAACATCACAGTGCTCCTTGTCCATCACTTTACCCCTGCCCTCAAGGTGCCCATGAGCGTGTTCCTTAAGTCCCTGGCATACGCGGATCTCTGGGTGGGGGTGAACTGCGCCCTCAACATCGGAGTGACGTACGCTGGCGGCTGGCCCTACGGTCTGGTCACCTGCAAGCTGGTCGGCTACCTGCTGCTCGTCGTCGTCCTGGTGAGCATCATGAGTTTGACATGCATCAGTCTGGAGCGCTACACCGCCATCCAGAATCCACTCCACTATCGCACCGTGGTGACGTACACCAGGTCACGCCTTTGTGTCATCGCCCTCTGGGTTGCCAGTGGGATCGTCTTCCTGCCTGCTTTCTTCAACTGGGGCAAGGCCTGGGATATCCAAGGCAGCTGCACCCTCTTCTGGCGCTACAACATTTCCTTTGGCTTCTTCGTCATCGCCATCTTCATCATGCCGAACCTTCTCATCTCGGCAACCTGCTACATCCGCATCATCTTCATGCTGGTTGCCAGGCAACGGTGGCTCAGGTCAGGTGCGGGGACCTCCGCCGAGCGCCAGCACGAGCGACTGATGGCAAAGATTGGGCTGGCAGTGATGAGCGCCTTCTACGTGACGTGGCTGCCCTACGTCGCTGCCAGCTTCCTCCGCTTCCTCGACCTGGCCAGCATCTCCCCGTCGTTCtacaacagcgccctctacctGGGCATCAGCAACAGCTTCCTGAACTGCATCATCTACAGCATCTCTCACAAGGCCTTCAGGGACGGTCTGAAGAGCCTGGTGTTGAGATTCTGCTGTTGCTGCCTCTCCTCCAAGAGACCTGGCAGGAAGCAATCAGCAGTCAGCACAAGGCGCACGAGTAGCAACGGTCAATCAACGAGTGCTGCCGCCTCCAGCCACATCGACGAGGCAGAAATTGTTGACTTGGAAGTTCAGAAACACAAACTTTGA